In a genomic window of Magnolia sinica isolate HGM2019 chromosome 14, MsV1, whole genome shotgun sequence:
- the LOC131226275 gene encoding putative protein FAR1-RELATED SEQUENCE 10 isoform X1 has product MASSKGNNCWIRRHQCPCGDNQCHLKVEMDEGDTSKALQTPSEADDTNVLPYVGQSFLSDDEAYEFYSNFARESGFTIRRHRTLGSQGHPLGIYRREFVCHRAGPALPWKSTEIVLQRDRKPPRCKCEAGMVVAKDIISGIPRWNVLQFSNVHNHELLENDEVRNLPTYHNIPVADRDRILVLSKAGCPLSLIMRVLELEKSVEPGHLLFTEKDVRNFIQSSKNIRRDNDPWQLLKACKRMKDRDTDFTYDFTLDENQRVENIAWSYGESIHAYKTFCDAVVFDTTYCLKAYHMPLGLWVGVDNYGKTFPLGCALLRDERSHSYSWALKTFVGFMNGIYPQTILTNQDLELRDAISSELPNTKHAFYIWDIMSKLSSWFSHLLGSQYDAFESEFQRLYNLGSVKEFEHQWQQMAIRFELSLNRHVAFLFSHRALWALPYLQDHFFAGTETIEQSKSINMFLQELLTVQTHLKDLVTQVGIIVDSRNQERKDATMQQRSLRINLKTSMPVEEHASTILTHYAFKMLQNEIVLSLQNMALKTANGSYSVMHMKTDGEHAVVNWQPSDQVVHCTCKKFEFSGILCRHAIRVLHVKNNFSLPERYLPSRWRCYSSSVKKKNQNVDGSDNDHFQSLHSLATTLCQESSMTEDCVEYVREQMMSLLNHVRGMQSNGDAASNLVAGPPIVPRAEGVSNGSEHSSVGNPQPENEGAEIVKKPRHCHWLNCRQTGHDSRNCPLKRIHILPESPSNDRSFLGEIIQPISKREPEGACFGGVEPAIKPRYCQVPSCGQTGHDSRNCPLKKILLSSHPNIFVESSPLLGANRQLEGKILEEGNRIAKKPRYCHVPSCGGTGHDSRNCPLKKKT; this is encoded by the exons atggcctcatcaaaGGGCAACAACTGTTGGATTCGAAGACATCAATGCCCTTGTGGGGATAATCAGTGCCATCTCAAAGTTGAAATGGATGAAGGGGACACTTCGAAAGCGCTTCAAACCCCTTCAGAAGCCGATGATACTAATGTCCTTCCATATGTAGGACAGTCGTTCCTCAGCGATGACGAAGCCTATGAGTTCTATAGTAACTTTGCTAGGGAGAGTGGCTTCACAATCAGGCGGCATCGCACATTAGGTAGTCAAGGGCATCCATTGGGCATTTATAGAAGGGAATTTGTTTGTCATCGTGCTGGTCCTGCCCTTCCCTGGAAATCCACTGAAATTGTACTCCAGAGAGATCGAAAACCACCACGGTGCAAATGTGAGGCAGGAATGGTTGTAGCCAAGGACATTATATCAGGCATTCCTCGATGGAATGTTTTGCAATTTAGTAATGTCCATAACCATGAATTATTGGAGAATGACGAAGTGCGAAACCTTCCCACATATCATAATATTCCGGTTGCTGACCGTGACCGTATTCTAGTACTCTCAAAAGCTGGGTGTCCTTTGAGTCTTATAATGAGGGTGCTGGAATTAGAAAAGAGTGTTGAGCCAGGTCATTTGCTGTTTACAGAGAAGGATGTTAGAAATTTCATTCAATCCTCTAAGAATATTAGACGAGATAATGACCCATGGCAGCTTCTCAAGGCATGCAAGAGAATGAAAGACAGAGATACAGATTTTACTTATGATTTTACTTTAGATGAGAATCAGAGGGTTGAGAATATTGCTTGGTCATATGGAGAATCGATTCATGCATATAAGACGTTTTGTGATGCTGTTGTTTTTGACACAACTTACTGTTTGAAGGCATATCACATGCCCCTTGGATTATGGGTCGGAGTAGACAACTATGGCAAAACTTTTCCCTTGGGTTGTGCTCTTTTGCGTGATGAACGGTCTCATTCCTATTCTTGGGCCTTGAAG acTTTTGTAGGATTTATGAATGGGATTTATCCACAAACTATCTTGACCAATCAAGATTTGGAGCTTAGAGATGCCATTTCAAGCGAACTGCCCAACACAAAACATGCATTTTATATTTGGGATATCATGTCCAAGCTTTCAAGCTGGTTTTCTCATCTTCTTGGATCACAGTATGATGCTTTTGAATCTGAGTTTCAAAGGCTATACAACTTGGGGAGTGTTAAAGAGTTTGAGCATCAATGGCAGCAAATGGCTATTCGGTTTGAACTTAGTTTAAATAGACATGTTGCCTTTCTTTTCTCTCATCGAGCATTATGGGCATTACCATACTTACAGGATCATTTTTTTGCCGGGACTGAAACAATTGAGCAATCGAAATCAATAAATATGTTCTTGCAAGAACTATTGACTGTGCAAACACATTTGAAAGACCTTGTTACGCAG gtgGGTATCATCGTTGATTCTAGAAATCAGGAACGGAAAGACGCCACTATGCAACAAAGGTCCCTTCGTATCAATCTTAAAACAAGCATGCCCGTCGAAGAACATGCTTCGACTATTCTTACACATTACGCCTTCAAGATGCTGCAAAACGAGATTGTGTTGTCCCTGCAAAATATGGCGCTCAAAACGGCCAATGGGTCTTATTCCGTGATGCACATGAAGACGGATGGGGAGCATGCAGTGGTGAACTGGCAGCCGTCAGATCAAGTGGTCCACTGTACCTGTAAGAAGTTTGAGTTCTCAGGGATCTTATGCAGGCATGCCATTCGGGTGCTCCACGTGAAGAATAATTTCTCACTTCCAGAAAGATATCTTCCGAGTCGATGGCGTTGTTACAGCTCATCAGTTAAAAAGAAAAACCAGAATGTGGACGGTAGTGATAATGACCATTTTCAGTCATTGCATTCCCTTGCTACGACCCTTTGTCAAGAATCATCAATGACAGAGGATTGTGTTGAGTATGTTAGGGAACAAATGATGAGTCTCCTTAATCATGTTAGAGGCATGCAATCCAATGGTGATGCCGCTTCGAATTTGGTAGCTGGTCCACCTATTGTTCCAAGAGCAGAGGGCGTGTCAAATGGAAGTGAGCATAGCTCTGTTGGGAACCCTCAGCCAGAAAACGAAGGTGCTGAAATAGTGAAAAAGCCTAGGCACTGTCACTGGCTTAATTGCCGTCAAACTGGTCATGATTCGAGGAATTGTCCATTGAAGAGAATTCACATTTTGCCTGAGTCTCCCAGCAa TGACCGAAGCTTTCTTGGAGAGATTATTCAACCGATTAGTAAGAGAGAACCGGAAGGAGCATGTTTTGGAGGGGTTGAACCAGCAATAAAACCTAGGTACTGCCAGGTGCCTTCTTGCGGCCAAACTGGTCACGATTCAAGGAACTGCCCATTGAAGAAAATTCTGCTTTCATCTCATCCCAACAT CTTTGTTGAAAGTTCTCCTCTGTTGGGTGCCAACAGACAGCTAGAAGGTAAAATATTAGAAGAGGGGAACAGAATAGCAAAGAAACCTAGGTATTGCCATGTGCCATCTTGCGGTGGAACTGGTCATGATTCGAGGAACTGTCCGTTAAAGAAAAAGACTTGA
- the LOC131226275 gene encoding putative protein FAR1-RELATED SEQUENCE 10 isoform X2: MASSKGNNCWIRRHQCPCGDNQCHLKVEMDEGDTSKALQTPSEADDTNVLPYVGQSFLSDDEAYEFYSNFARESGFTIRRHRTLGSQGHPLGIYRREFVCHRAGPALPWKSTEIVLQRDRKPPRCKCEAGMVVAKDIISGIPRWNVLQFSNVHNHELLENDEVRNLPTYHNIPVADRDRILVLSKAGCPLSLIMRVLELEKSVEPGHLLFTEKDVRNFIQSSKNIRRDNDPWQLLKACKRMKDRDTDFTYDFTLDENQRVENIAWSYGESIHAYKTFCDAVVFDTTYCLKAYHMPLGLWVGVDNYGKTFPLGCALLRDERSHSYSWALKTFVGFMNGIYPQTILTNQDLELRDAISSELPNTKHAFYIWDIMSKLSSWFSHLLGSQYDAFESEFQRLYNLGSVKEFEHQWQQMAIRFELSLNRHVAFLFSHRALWALPYLQDHFFAGTETIEQSKSINMFLQELLTVQTHLKDLVTQVGIIVDSRNQERKDATMQQRSLRINLKTSMPVEEHASTILTHYAFKMLQNEIVLSLQNMALKTANGSYSVMHMKTDGEHAVVNWQPSDQVVHCTCKKFEFSGILCRHAIRVLHVKNNFSLPERYLPSRWRCYSSSVKKKNQNVDGSDNDHFQSLHSLATTLCQESSMTEDCVEYVREQMMSLLNHVRGMQSNGDAASNLVAGPPIVPRAEGVSNGSEHSSVGNPQPENEGAEIVKKPRHCHWLNCRQTGHDSRNCPLKRIHILPESPSNDRSFLGEIIQPISKREPEGACFGGVEPAIKPRYCQVPSCGQTGHDSRNCPLKKILLSSHPNIQLEGKILEEGNRIAKKPRYCHVPSCGGTGHDSRNCPLKKKT, translated from the exons atggcctcatcaaaGGGCAACAACTGTTGGATTCGAAGACATCAATGCCCTTGTGGGGATAATCAGTGCCATCTCAAAGTTGAAATGGATGAAGGGGACACTTCGAAAGCGCTTCAAACCCCTTCAGAAGCCGATGATACTAATGTCCTTCCATATGTAGGACAGTCGTTCCTCAGCGATGACGAAGCCTATGAGTTCTATAGTAACTTTGCTAGGGAGAGTGGCTTCACAATCAGGCGGCATCGCACATTAGGTAGTCAAGGGCATCCATTGGGCATTTATAGAAGGGAATTTGTTTGTCATCGTGCTGGTCCTGCCCTTCCCTGGAAATCCACTGAAATTGTACTCCAGAGAGATCGAAAACCACCACGGTGCAAATGTGAGGCAGGAATGGTTGTAGCCAAGGACATTATATCAGGCATTCCTCGATGGAATGTTTTGCAATTTAGTAATGTCCATAACCATGAATTATTGGAGAATGACGAAGTGCGAAACCTTCCCACATATCATAATATTCCGGTTGCTGACCGTGACCGTATTCTAGTACTCTCAAAAGCTGGGTGTCCTTTGAGTCTTATAATGAGGGTGCTGGAATTAGAAAAGAGTGTTGAGCCAGGTCATTTGCTGTTTACAGAGAAGGATGTTAGAAATTTCATTCAATCCTCTAAGAATATTAGACGAGATAATGACCCATGGCAGCTTCTCAAGGCATGCAAGAGAATGAAAGACAGAGATACAGATTTTACTTATGATTTTACTTTAGATGAGAATCAGAGGGTTGAGAATATTGCTTGGTCATATGGAGAATCGATTCATGCATATAAGACGTTTTGTGATGCTGTTGTTTTTGACACAACTTACTGTTTGAAGGCATATCACATGCCCCTTGGATTATGGGTCGGAGTAGACAACTATGGCAAAACTTTTCCCTTGGGTTGTGCTCTTTTGCGTGATGAACGGTCTCATTCCTATTCTTGGGCCTTGAAG acTTTTGTAGGATTTATGAATGGGATTTATCCACAAACTATCTTGACCAATCAAGATTTGGAGCTTAGAGATGCCATTTCAAGCGAACTGCCCAACACAAAACATGCATTTTATATTTGGGATATCATGTCCAAGCTTTCAAGCTGGTTTTCTCATCTTCTTGGATCACAGTATGATGCTTTTGAATCTGAGTTTCAAAGGCTATACAACTTGGGGAGTGTTAAAGAGTTTGAGCATCAATGGCAGCAAATGGCTATTCGGTTTGAACTTAGTTTAAATAGACATGTTGCCTTTCTTTTCTCTCATCGAGCATTATGGGCATTACCATACTTACAGGATCATTTTTTTGCCGGGACTGAAACAATTGAGCAATCGAAATCAATAAATATGTTCTTGCAAGAACTATTGACTGTGCAAACACATTTGAAAGACCTTGTTACGCAG gtgGGTATCATCGTTGATTCTAGAAATCAGGAACGGAAAGACGCCACTATGCAACAAAGGTCCCTTCGTATCAATCTTAAAACAAGCATGCCCGTCGAAGAACATGCTTCGACTATTCTTACACATTACGCCTTCAAGATGCTGCAAAACGAGATTGTGTTGTCCCTGCAAAATATGGCGCTCAAAACGGCCAATGGGTCTTATTCCGTGATGCACATGAAGACGGATGGGGAGCATGCAGTGGTGAACTGGCAGCCGTCAGATCAAGTGGTCCACTGTACCTGTAAGAAGTTTGAGTTCTCAGGGATCTTATGCAGGCATGCCATTCGGGTGCTCCACGTGAAGAATAATTTCTCACTTCCAGAAAGATATCTTCCGAGTCGATGGCGTTGTTACAGCTCATCAGTTAAAAAGAAAAACCAGAATGTGGACGGTAGTGATAATGACCATTTTCAGTCATTGCATTCCCTTGCTACGACCCTTTGTCAAGAATCATCAATGACAGAGGATTGTGTTGAGTATGTTAGGGAACAAATGATGAGTCTCCTTAATCATGTTAGAGGCATGCAATCCAATGGTGATGCCGCTTCGAATTTGGTAGCTGGTCCACCTATTGTTCCAAGAGCAGAGGGCGTGTCAAATGGAAGTGAGCATAGCTCTGTTGGGAACCCTCAGCCAGAAAACGAAGGTGCTGAAATAGTGAAAAAGCCTAGGCACTGTCACTGGCTTAATTGCCGTCAAACTGGTCATGATTCGAGGAATTGTCCATTGAAGAGAATTCACATTTTGCCTGAGTCTCCCAGCAa TGACCGAAGCTTTCTTGGAGAGATTATTCAACCGATTAGTAAGAGAGAACCGGAAGGAGCATGTTTTGGAGGGGTTGAACCAGCAATAAAACCTAGGTACTGCCAGGTGCCTTCTTGCGGCCAAACTGGTCACGATTCAAGGAACTGCCCATTGAAGAAAATTCTGCTTTCATCTCATCCCAACAT ACAGCTAGAAGGTAAAATATTAGAAGAGGGGAACAGAATAGCAAAGAAACCTAGGTATTGCCATGTGCCATCTTGCGGTGGAACTGGTCATGATTCGAGGAACTGTCCGTTAAAGAAAAAGACTTGA